A window of the Paenibacillus woosongensis genome harbors these coding sequences:
- a CDS encoding response regulator transcription factor has protein sequence MRALIVDDEARVRKAVRLLVDWDAHGIDEIMEAGSGNEAMELIRESKPGLVIMDMMMASGHGMELMEWISEFAGSIKFIVVSGHNDFDFVRNTVRHGGIDYILKPIDAEAINAAVHKAVTEWREEERERIDMQRQNIQLNEFKPVYGEKLLSSLIDDQNAAEASIRRLRNEGAVPMEADTVQLALLQLDASDALLIQRFGNDSELMHFAIINICNEFLAKERTGIAFKYWGAPWEIIILTWEPAGDIQKLISRINEGLLHTLQRRMHFGIGPAGLLPDSLPAQYAEAKSALARRNLLRSDAYVHSLGAGSEDPAERHGQFTFSSVREEWKMAVLSGNDGQISAAAQKWTGELGRIGVVTPEQLQHWTSAAIQFRAQLLRETLGDAAGNALAALEQSDRQNQPPFPGSYAFTLYAWRDWSYGLMTELARAINERQAKDKRTIDDIVKYVEQHYMDDLSLLDIASAFFVSREYISRKFKQEFGINFSDYLATYRIAKAKQLMHNPHLKIVQVAEMVGFRDVKYFSKVFKKQEGLTPKDYRSKLEV, from the coding sequence ATGAGAGCACTAATTGTTGACGATGAAGCCAGAGTCCGTAAAGCTGTCCGTCTTCTCGTGGATTGGGATGCCCACGGCATCGATGAAATTATGGAAGCGGGGAGCGGCAACGAAGCGATGGAGCTCATCCGCGAGTCCAAGCCCGGACTCGTTATCATGGATATGATGATGGCCTCCGGTCACGGCATGGAGCTGATGGAATGGATCAGCGAATTTGCCGGCAGCATTAAATTCATCGTCGTCAGCGGGCATAATGATTTCGATTTCGTCCGCAACACCGTCCGCCACGGCGGAATCGACTATATCCTTAAACCGATTGACGCGGAAGCCATCAATGCCGCGGTTCATAAGGCGGTGACGGAATGGCGCGAAGAGGAACGGGAACGGATCGATATGCAGCGGCAAAATATCCAGTTGAATGAATTCAAACCGGTTTACGGGGAGAAACTGCTCTCCTCTCTCATTGATGACCAAAACGCCGCGGAGGCTTCCATTCGCCGTCTGCGCAATGAGGGCGCCGTTCCGATGGAGGCCGATACCGTGCAGCTAGCGCTGCTGCAGCTGGATGCCAGCGACGCGCTGCTCATCCAGCGGTTCGGCAATGACAGCGAATTGATGCATTTTGCCATCATTAATATTTGCAATGAGTTCCTGGCCAAGGAGCGCACCGGTATCGCCTTTAAATATTGGGGGGCTCCTTGGGAAATCATTATTCTGACCTGGGAGCCAGCTGGCGACATCCAGAAGCTGATTTCCCGCATCAACGAAGGATTGCTCCATACTTTGCAGCGGAGAATGCATTTTGGGATCGGCCCGGCCGGCCTGCTCCCGGACAGCCTTCCGGCGCAATATGCTGAAGCTAAATCGGCGCTGGCCAGGCGGAACCTGCTGCGGAGCGATGCCTATGTGCATTCGCTAGGAGCAGGAAGCGAGGACCCGGCGGAAAGGCACGGCCAGTTCACCTTCAGCTCGGTTAGAGAGGAATGGAAGATGGCTGTCCTAAGCGGAAACGACGGGCAAATTTCCGCCGCCGCCCAGAAATGGACCGGTGAGCTTGGCCGAATCGGAGTCGTTACGCCAGAGCAGCTTCAGCACTGGACATCCGCCGCCATCCAGTTTCGCGCCCAGCTTCTGCGGGAGACATTGGGCGATGCCGCCGGGAATGCCCTGGCTGCGCTGGAGCAGAGCGACCGGCAGAATCAGCCTCCCTTCCCGGGCAGTTATGCTTTTACGCTGTACGCCTGGCGGGACTGGTCTTATGGCCTAATGACCGAGCTGGCCCGGGCAATCAACGAACGGCAAGCCAAAGATAAGCGGACGATCGACGACATCGTCAAATACGTCGAGCAGCATTACATGGACGACTTGTCCCTGCTTGACATTGCCAGCGCTTTTTTTGTCAGCCGGGAGTATATTTCACGCAAGTTCAAACAGGAGTTCGGCATTAATTTCTCCGACTATCTGGCCACTTACCGGATCGCTAAAGCGAAGCAGCTCATGCACAACCCCCATTTGAAAATTGTGCAGGTTGCCGAGATGGTCGGCTTTCGCGATGTTAAGTATTTCAGCAAAGTGTTTAAGAAGCAGGAAGGCTTGACTCCGAAGGATTATCGAAGCAAGCTGGAGGTCTAA
- a CDS encoding sensor histidine kinase, producing MKWNSIRAKLIIFLLLATVIPIVTTMFVTYSYTAHSLRTRVAEEDTKLLYQGGRHIVNLVEDLNRSSSNVFSISNQLKAGYEDVQSDSRVYAVLSNIATSVPDIFQVYLYENGNRKATLVTLNTPQRNYNTDVYTDVLTEDRPTVWVQTSHMSHTYGLKALQPRYPSRPVFTLHRRIENVPSSEVIGYLSIDVSLTALTDIVDQLYNKEREKIFIVDENGDLIYTDEQSMLGEPLQESWYSEVISASGRTSGNFEQDGSLFIYNRMAGKGMNWTIVKQIPVSYLVREANHAAGINLLLLAVSLIVIAAATIIISVRITAPIKQLGKYMNQIQSGNLNVDIQPASNDEIGAVMLRFRSMMDTLNNLILREYKLELANKTNQLRAMQAQINPHFLNNTLQIIGTLALELKMPRIYALLSALAKMMHYSMHFEDKNVTLREELEHVKAYIELQKERFESRFQFQYDVDDSLLDLPMPKMILQPVIENYFKHGLDRTASDGELTLAARRLGEGQVEIVVRNNGAQIPEGRLQQLQQKLSDLSADRIHHPVDEGDEASRPSIGLANVLARLQLVNRDSAALTISNLDPVGVQITLIIPDQNRSGA from the coding sequence TTGAAGTGGAACAGCATACGCGCTAAACTGATCATTTTTCTACTCCTGGCTACCGTCATACCGATCGTGACCACGATGTTTGTTACTTATTCCTATACGGCCCATTCACTCAGAACAAGGGTCGCTGAAGAAGATACGAAGCTGCTGTACCAAGGCGGAAGGCATATCGTTAATTTGGTGGAGGATTTGAACCGCAGCTCTTCCAATGTATTCTCCATCTCCAATCAGCTCAAGGCCGGGTACGAGGATGTGCAGAGCGATTCCCGCGTTTACGCCGTGTTATCCAATATCGCGACGTCCGTACCGGATATTTTCCAGGTGTATTTGTACGAGAACGGTAACCGCAAAGCAACGCTGGTGACGCTCAACACCCCGCAGCGCAATTACAACACCGACGTTTATACCGATGTGCTGACCGAAGACCGTCCTACCGTATGGGTGCAAACAAGCCATATGAGCCATACTTACGGACTTAAGGCTTTGCAGCCGCGCTACCCTTCGCGGCCGGTATTTACGCTTCATCGAAGAATCGAAAATGTACCCTCAAGCGAGGTGATCGGATATTTATCTATCGACGTCAGCTTGACGGCGTTGACCGACATCGTCGACCAACTGTATAACAAGGAACGAGAGAAAATTTTCATCGTTGACGAAAATGGGGATTTAATCTATACCGATGAGCAGAGCATGCTCGGCGAGCCGCTGCAGGAGAGCTGGTATTCGGAGGTGATCTCCGCCTCGGGCCGAACGAGCGGAAATTTCGAGCAGGACGGCAGCTTGTTCATCTACAACCGGATGGCGGGAAAAGGCATGAACTGGACGATCGTAAAACAGATCCCCGTGTCTTATTTGGTCCGGGAAGCGAATCATGCCGCAGGGATCAACCTGCTGCTGCTCGCTGTTTCATTAATAGTCATTGCCGCGGCGACCATCATCATCTCGGTGCGTATCACCGCTCCGATCAAGCAGCTCGGCAAATATATGAACCAGATCCAATCCGGTAACTTGAATGTGGATATTCAGCCGGCCAGCAATGATGAGATCGGCGCCGTCATGCTACGTTTCCGCAGTATGATGGACACGCTCAACAACCTGATTTTGCGCGAATACAAGCTGGAGCTGGCCAACAAAACGAATCAATTGCGGGCAATGCAGGCGCAGATTAACCCTCATTTCCTGAACAATACGCTGCAAATTATCGGCACGCTGGCGCTGGAACTGAAGATGCCGCGAATCTATGCGCTGCTGTCGGCCCTTGCGAAGATGATGCACTACAGCATGCATTTCGAGGATAAAAACGTAACCCTGCGGGAGGAGCTGGAACATGTCAAAGCCTATATCGAACTGCAGAAGGAACGTTTTGAAAGCCGCTTTCAGTTCCAATATGATGTGGATGATTCGCTGCTTGATCTTCCCATGCCGAAAATGATTCTGCAGCCGGTTATCGAGAACTATTTTAAACACGGTCTAGACCGTACGGCTTCGGACGGGGAACTGACGCTGGCCGCAAGGAGGCTGGGCGAAGGTCAGGTCGAGATCGTCGTTCGGAACAATGGAGCGCAAATTCCGGAAGGCAGACTGCAGCAGCTGCAGCAGAAGCTGAGCGATTTATCGGCCGACAGAATCCATCATCCCGTGGATGAGGGCGATGAGGCAAGCCGCCCTTCAATTGGTCTAGCCAACGTTCTGGCCCGGCTGCAGCTTGTCAATCGAGACAGCGCCGCCCTGACGATCAGCAATCTTGATCCGGTCGGTGTACAAATTACCCTGATTATTCCTGATCAGAACAGAAGCGGAGCGTGA
- a CDS encoding carbohydrate ABC transporter permease has protein sequence MSKRRLSGWGLQLFFVGPVLLFFTVIMVIPFFLGMYYSLTDWNGVAGTVNWVGLANFKTIFTNDPDFWSSFWFTTRFTLVGIVLTNVVGFFLAYFLTKALKLRNILRTIFFMPNVIGGLLLGFIWQFIFIKGFSTMYDVTGWSFFGLPWLGDSVTGFWGITIVFIWQTAGYLMVVYISSLTNVPTEIMEAAEIDGANRWQMLRSIIVPLIMPAVTICLFLAISWAFKMFDLNLSLTKGGPFKSTESVAMNVYAEAFQNNRYGLGTAKAMLFFVIVAIITIVQVALTKKKEVEA, from the coding sequence ATGAGTAAGAGAAGATTGTCGGGATGGGGGCTGCAGTTGTTTTTTGTAGGACCGGTCCTGCTGTTCTTCACAGTCATCATGGTTATTCCGTTCTTCCTCGGCATGTATTACTCGCTGACAGACTGGAATGGCGTGGCGGGAACAGTCAATTGGGTAGGCTTGGCCAATTTCAAAACGATATTTACGAATGATCCTGATTTCTGGTCATCGTTCTGGTTTACTACCAGATTCACCTTGGTCGGTATCGTCTTAACGAACGTTGTCGGATTTTTCCTCGCTTATTTTTTGACAAAGGCGTTGAAGCTGCGCAATATTTTGCGAACGATATTTTTCATGCCTAACGTCATCGGCGGTTTGCTGCTCGGATTTATTTGGCAGTTTATTTTTATCAAAGGCTTTAGCACAATGTATGACGTTACGGGCTGGTCGTTCTTCGGCCTTCCGTGGCTGGGAGATTCCGTTACCGGCTTCTGGGGCATTACGATTGTGTTCATATGGCAAACCGCGGGTTACCTCATGGTCGTCTACATTTCCTCGCTGACGAATGTGCCGACCGAGATTATGGAGGCCGCGGAAATCGATGGGGCCAATCGCTGGCAGATGCTGCGCAGCATCATTGTTCCGCTCATCATGCCTGCCGTTACGATTTGTTTGTTCCTGGCGATTTCCTGGGCGTTTAAAATGTTCGACCTTAACCTCTCGCTGACCAAAGGCGGACCATTTAAATCCACCGAATCGGTCGCCATGAACGTTTATGCGGAAGCCTTCCAGAATAACCGGTACGGTCTGGGTACGGCGAAGGCCATGCTGTTCTTCGTGATCGTCGCGATTATTACGATCGTTCAGGTGGCGCTGACGAAGAAGAAGGAGGTCGAGGCATAA